In a single window of the Arachis hypogaea cultivar Tifrunner chromosome 6, arahy.Tifrunner.gnm2.J5K5, whole genome shotgun sequence genome:
- the LOC112695707 gene encoding galactinol synthase 1 has protein sequence MAPPELVPTAAAASAFTARTASTLPRRAYVTFLAGNGDYVKGVVGLVKGLRKVKSAYPLVVAILPDVPEEHRQILESQGCIVREIEPVYPPENQTQFAMAYYVINYSKLRIWEFVEYSKMIYLDGDIEVYENIDHLFDLPDGKFYAVMDCFCEKTWSHSPQYKIGYCQQCLDKVQWPEELGQPPSLYFNAGMFVFEPSMETYHDLLRKLQITPPTPFAEQDFLNMYFKDIYEPIPSVYNLVLAMLWRHPENIELDKVKVVHYCAAGSKPWRYTGKEENMQREDIKMLVKKWWDIYHDTSLDYKKPPLSSDEADPFVHVTSESPKVPYLMTPTAA, from the exons ATGGCACCTCCTGAGCTTGTTCCAACCGCCGCTGCTGCTTCCGCCTTCACCGCGAGAACTGCTTCCACACTCCCCAGGCGAGCCTACGTCACTTTCCTCGCCGGAAACGGTGACTACGTCAAAGGTGTTGTTGGACTGGTCAAAGGCCTCCGAAAGGTCAAGTCAGCTTACCCTCTGGTGGTGGCGATCCTCCCCGACGTGCCTGAGGAGCACCGTCAGATACTTGAGTCACAAGGTTGCATAGTCCGCGAGATCGAACCGGTTTACCCTCCTGAGAACCAGACTCAGTTCGCCATGGCCTATTATGTCATCAACTACTCCAAGCTCCGTATCTGGGAG TTTGTGGAGTACAGTAAGATGATATACTTGGATGGAGACATTGAGGTGTATGAGAACATAGATCACTTGTTTGATCTTCCAGATGGAAAGTTCTATGCTGTAATGGATTGCTTCTGCGAGAAGACATGGAGTCACAGCCCTCAATACAAGATCGGTTACTGCCAGCAGTGCCTTGACAAGGTGCAATGGCCTGAAGAGTTGGGTCAACCACCGTCCCTGTACTTCAACGCTGGCATGTTCGTGTTTGAGCCATCCATGGAAACTTACCACGACCTTCTCAGAAAACTCCAGATCACACCTCCTACTCCCTTTGCGGAGCAGGATTTCCTCAACATGTATTTCAAGGACATTTACGAGCCCATTCCCTCGGTTTATAACCTTGTTCTTGCCATGCTCTGGCGCCACCCTGAAAATATTGAGCTTGATAAAGTCAAAGTTGTTCACTACTGTGCAGCG GGATCCAAACCATGGAGATATACCGGAAAGGAAGAAAATATGCAGAGGGAGGACATAAAGATGTTGGTGAAGAAATGGTGGGATATCTATCACGATACATCCCTTGATTACAAGAAACCGCCGCTATCCAGTGACGAAGCTGATCCATTCGTGCATGTAACTTCTGAGTCTCCCAAAGTCCCCTATCTCATGACGCCCACAGCTGCATAG